In Acinetobacter sp. C32I, one genomic interval encodes:
- a CDS encoding carbon-nitrogen hydrolase family protein, whose amino-acid sequence MTLLSVAQMNSQNDIEANFNVIESLLQQSKAQGAELIVFPENFVCFAAGKQRETAAQFEVIQARLEQLAHDYQIWIVAGTLPCPFRPDGSVIQDGRVRTVSLCISPEGTEARYDKIHLFDVQVGDAVGGYQESKFFEPGDQVVVAKTPFGNIGLMVCYDLRFPELALTLRQQGANILTAPAAFTYTTGQLHWQLLLQARAMDSQCYVLGAAQQGWHGEQRQTWGHAGIADSRGQLLQSINTEGHGLITDSFDLEQQNQLRLAMPLMQHRTIIHY is encoded by the coding sequence ATGACCTTACTTTCTGTTGCCCAAATGAATTCCCAAAATGACATTGAAGCGAACTTCAATGTCATCGAATCATTATTGCAACAAAGTAAGGCTCAAGGCGCCGAGCTGATTGTTTTCCCTGAGAATTTTGTCTGCTTTGCCGCAGGAAAACAGCGCGAAACTGCTGCGCAATTCGAAGTCATTCAGGCACGCTTAGAACAATTGGCACATGACTATCAAATCTGGATTGTTGCAGGTACACTCCCATGCCCTTTCCGTCCAGATGGCTCTGTCATTCAAGATGGTCGTGTTCGAACCGTCAGTTTATGTATTAGCCCTGAAGGGACTGAAGCCCGCTATGACAAAATCCACTTGTTTGATGTACAAGTGGGCGATGCTGTAGGTGGTTATCAAGAATCCAAGTTCTTCGAACCTGGCGATCAAGTGGTGGTTGCCAAAACGCCTTTTGGCAATATTGGCCTAATGGTCTGCTACGACTTACGCTTCCCTGAACTTGCTTTAACATTGCGTCAGCAAGGTGCTAATATCTTAACCGCCCCTGCTGCATTTACTTACACCACAGGCCAACTCCATTGGCAATTGCTCTTACAAGCACGTGCAATGGATAGCCAATGTTATGTACTCGGCGCTGCACAACAAGGTTGGCACGGCGAACAACGTCAAACCTGGGGACATGCCGGTATCGCAGATAGCCGCGGGCAACTATTACAAAGTATCAATACTGAGGGACATGGCCTAATCACCGACAGCTTTGATCTCGAACAACAAAATCAGCTTCGTTTGGCAATGCCGCTGATGCAACATCGCACCATTATTCATTACTAA
- a CDS encoding DUF4951 domain-containing protein, producing the protein MFRLILIFFLLGTAVPLHASSLDLDGDESTSSSRVLSTPQNLSLNAFGQWVIGWGTGAEGARQRLSNIRREDVAVIKQKGTTLDMIKAWQQHFELEAQNNLSNPTALYRARLMKKIADLW; encoded by the coding sequence ATGTTTAGATTGATTCTGATTTTCTTTCTTTTGGGGACCGCTGTACCACTGCATGCGTCATCGCTTGATCTCGATGGGGATGAATCTACGTCATCTTCTCGAGTTTTGTCTACACCACAAAATTTATCCTTAAATGCGTTTGGGCAATGGGTGATTGGTTGGGGAACAGGTGCTGAAGGTGCAAGGCAGCGATTAAGCAATATTCGACGCGAGGATGTTGCAGTGATTAAGCAAAAAGGCACTACTTTAGATATGATCAAGGCTTGGCAACAACACTTTGAACTTGAAGCACAAAACAATCTGAGTAATCCAACAGCACTTTATCGAGCACGATTGATGAAAAAGATTGCCGATCTTTGGTAA
- a CDS encoding MarR family transcriptional regulator: MGEEHPQLLLDNQLCFLIYSTNLALNQVYRQLLGPLGLTYPQYLVMLVLWEKDQLSVSEIGERLFLESSTLTPLLKKLEAAALITRKRSHKDERQVIIELTEQGQALQLQATDIPNQLAQAASCTPATLSELKAQLSELRTNLNK, from the coding sequence ATGGGCGAAGAACATCCACAATTGTTATTAGACAATCAGTTATGTTTTCTGATTTATTCGACCAATCTCGCCTTGAATCAAGTCTATCGCCAGTTGCTTGGCCCACTGGGTCTGACCTACCCACAATATCTCGTGATGTTGGTGCTTTGGGAAAAAGATCAGCTTTCTGTCTCAGAGATTGGTGAACGACTATTTTTAGAATCCTCAACACTGACCCCATTGCTTAAAAAACTTGAAGCAGCCGCACTGATCACGCGCAAACGCTCCCATAAAGATGAACGACAGGTAATTATCGAGCTGACTGAACAAGGACAAGCTTTACAATTGCAAGCGACTGATATTCCAAATCAACTGGCTCAAGCCGCCTCGTGTACACCTGCAACCTTATCTGAGTTGAAAGCGCAACTTTCAGAACTGCGTACTAACCTAAACAAATAA
- a CDS encoding organic hydroperoxide resistance protein: MSLEKVVYLAKAKATGGRDGRATSSDGVLDVQLGVPKEMGGAGGAVTNPEQLFAAGYSACFLGAMKFVANRDKFKISKDAYVEGEVGIGPIPNGFGIEVTLNVYLIGMEQAEAEQLVAAAHIVCPYSNATRGNIDVNFNIVTAA, encoded by the coding sequence ATGTCTTTAGAAAAAGTGGTTTATCTTGCGAAAGCAAAAGCAACAGGTGGTCGTGATGGTCGTGCAACTTCCTCTGACGGTGTTTTAGATGTGCAATTAGGTGTGCCAAAAGAAATGGGCGGTGCAGGTGGCGCAGTCACCAACCCAGAGCAACTGTTTGCTGCAGGTTATTCAGCCTGTTTCTTGGGTGCAATGAAATTTGTAGCGAATCGCGATAAATTTAAAATTAGCAAAGATGCCTATGTCGAAGGTGAGGTCGGAATTGGCCCTATTCCAAATGGCTTTGGTATCGAAGTGACCTTGAATGTGTATTTAATTGGAATGGAACAAGCAGAAGCAGAGCAATTGGTTGCTGCTGCACATATCGTTTGCCCTTACTCAAATGCGACACGTGGCAATATCGATGTGAACTTTAATATTGTGACCGCTGCATAA
- the gspE gene encoding type II secretion system ATPase GspE, protein MQILKQIQIPYSFAKRHGVLLRYEGDQVFIVRRKDTARIALQEARRILGKSAHDQLCTDQEFHALLSSSYAGDTGESQQVAAGLEDHPDLLSLADQVPEAEDLMDQEDDAPIVRLINALLSEAIRVGASDIHIEAFEKKLSVRLRVDGQLREIVQPRRELAPLLVSRIKVMAKLDIAEKRIPQDGRISLRLAGREVDVRVSTLPSSHGERVVMRLLDKQAGRLNMTHLGLMQNDYERLTQLVHRPHGIILVTGPTGSGKTTTLYAALSDLNDNTRNILTAEDPIEYQLEGIGQTQVNTKVDMTFARALKAMLRQDPDVVMVGEIRDLETAEIAVQASLTGHLVLSTLHTNTAIGAVTRLKDMGIEPFLLASSLIGVIAQRLVRTLCPHCVTWRKADDFERQVFQHLKVDEYMQLPEPHGCEKCSHVGFSGRTAIYEIVPVDESMRRLIHGNAAEYELENHARRHAASIRDDGLLKVLAGKTTLEEVLRVTNEAAEE, encoded by the coding sequence ATGCAAATACTTAAACAAATACAAATTCCTTATAGTTTCGCTAAACGACATGGCGTTTTGTTACGTTATGAAGGCGATCAAGTTTTTATTGTACGACGCAAGGACACCGCGCGTATTGCTTTGCAGGAAGCTCGTCGAATTTTGGGGAAATCAGCTCATGATCAACTTTGTACTGATCAAGAGTTTCATGCCTTACTGAGTTCCAGTTATGCAGGGGATACTGGGGAGTCGCAGCAGGTTGCAGCAGGCTTGGAAGATCATCCAGATTTATTGAGTTTGGCGGATCAAGTGCCTGAAGCGGAAGACTTGATGGATCAGGAAGATGATGCACCGATCGTGCGTCTAATCAATGCCTTATTGTCAGAAGCGATTCGGGTAGGTGCCTCGGATATTCATATCGAAGCCTTTGAGAAAAAACTTTCGGTACGTTTACGTGTCGATGGACAATTGCGTGAAATTGTCCAGCCGCGTCGTGAATTAGCGCCGTTGTTGGTATCACGTATCAAAGTCATGGCCAAGCTGGATATTGCCGAAAAACGGATTCCGCAAGATGGACGTATCTCATTACGTCTTGCAGGGCGTGAAGTGGATGTGCGTGTTTCGACCTTACCTTCTTCGCATGGTGAACGTGTAGTCATGCGTTTGCTGGATAAGCAGGCAGGGCGTTTAAACATGACCCATTTGGGTTTAATGCAAAATGACTATGAGCGTTTAACGCAACTGGTTCATCGCCCGCATGGCATTATCTTGGTCACTGGTCCAACGGGTTCGGGTAAAACCACCACACTATATGCGGCGCTATCGGATCTGAATGACAATACTCGCAATATTTTGACTGCTGAAGATCCGATTGAATACCAGTTGGAAGGAATTGGTCAGACTCAAGTCAACACCAAAGTTGATATGACCTTCGCACGTGCGCTTAAGGCGATGTTACGTCAAGATCCAGATGTGGTGATGGTGGGGGAGATTCGTGATTTGGAAACTGCGGAAATTGCAGTACAAGCCTCTTTAACGGGTCACTTGGTGTTGTCTACACTGCATACCAATACCGCAATTGGTGCGGTGACGCGTCTAAAAGATATGGGGATTGAACCGTTCTTGCTTGCTAGTTCACTGATCGGGGTGATTGCACAGCGTTTGGTACGAACTTTATGTCCGCATTGTGTCACGTGGCGTAAAGCGGATGATTTTGAACGCCAAGTATTCCAGCATCTTAAAGTGGATGAATATATGCAGCTACCAGAGCCGCATGGTTGCGAAAAATGTTCACATGTTGGCTTTAGCGGACGAACTGCAATTTATGAAATTGTGCCCGTAGATGAATCGATGCGCCGTTTAATTCATGGTAATGCGGCTGAGTATGAATTGGAAAATCATGCACGTCGTCATGCTGCTTCGATTCGTGATGATGGTTTATTGAAAGTTTTGGCGGGTAAAACCACTTTAGAAGAAGTGCTTCGTGTCACCAATGAAGCTGCGGAAGAATAA
- a CDS encoding mechanosensitive ion channel family protein produces the protein MPNSNIPKDVAGSLTSVFTNINLERLSEIVVAIILCFIGFLIARLVSNAFIRTVGSRFNAHQRLLWRRGIFYFIFLLFIMTSLREAGFKLSVFLGAAGILTVALGFASQTSASNLISGLFLIGEGSFEVGDTIQITLIRGQTIEGEVISIDLLSVKLLTLDNVYIRLPNEQLIRTPVMNLSKYPIRRIPITLAINFHEDIIKVRHVLLEVAAKYPLVMDDPKATVTVTAFRESSIELLFAVWCRQENSLKVRDEMQERIRNGFLENEIEIPVPKMGLIDRPLPLENDEVDQYANQKELKKEQKES, from the coding sequence ATGCCAAATTCGAATATTCCCAAAGATGTTGCAGGCAGCCTAACCAGTGTTTTCACCAACATTAACTTGGAGCGACTCAGTGAAATCGTAGTCGCCATTATTTTATGTTTCATCGGCTTCCTAATTGCACGTTTGGTTTCAAATGCCTTTATTCGCACGGTAGGTAGTCGCTTTAATGCCCATCAACGCCTGTTATGGCGTCGGGGGATTTTTTACTTCATCTTTTTGCTGTTCATTATGACCAGCCTGAGAGAAGCAGGCTTTAAGCTCAGTGTGTTTTTGGGTGCAGCCGGTATCTTAACCGTTGCCTTAGGTTTTGCCTCACAAACCTCTGCCAGCAACTTGATCAGTGGTCTATTCTTGATTGGTGAAGGTTCATTTGAAGTCGGTGATACCATTCAAATTACCTTAATTCGAGGTCAAACCATCGAAGGTGAAGTAATTTCGATTGATCTACTCTCAGTTAAACTTTTGACGCTGGACAATGTTTATATTCGTTTGCCGAATGAACAACTGATCCGAACCCCCGTGATGAACTTATCCAAATACCCGATCCGGCGTATTCCAATCACTTTGGCGATTAACTTCCACGAAGACATTATTAAAGTGCGACATGTGTTGTTAGAAGTGGCAGCCAAATATCCGCTGGTGATGGATGACCCTAAGGCGACCGTCACAGTGACGGCGTTTAGAGAATCATCTATTGAACTGTTATTTGCGGTGTGGTGTCGTCAGGAAAACTCACTCAAAGTTCGCGATGAAATGCAGGAACGTATTCGTAATGGCTTCTTGGAAAATGAGATCGAGATTCCAGTACCGAAGATGGGCCTGATTGACCGACCTCTCCCTTTAGAGAATGACGAAGTCGATCAATATGCCAATCAGAAAGAACTCAAAAAAGAACAGAAAGAGAGTTAA
- a CDS encoding DUF2339 domain-containing protein: MYKKDKQGLIVVLIALAVLLAAAIVLKWQGTIVAAGIGLTVVIVHVLSEIHQRLLQLEQAAPSYSALGASIGVQKIVIYAAALVALFAYANTWMWLAGGALLVVLLCLVQTISAFQTRLLHLEQVATQSLNPDILIQPQQQTLNIGQSAEWDETTASNSAIVEQQQPAWMQARSESVQSPILQNATSAAHPSESKQPAWWQPALDWMIHGNPILRVAVAVLMVGVVLLLRFASEHWQLSLGVKLGFIAIAGIATTVAGYLLQKKNQLFAVALQGVGLAVVFLTLIFSHHFAVIASLSTASILFVMLLLATVYLSLKQQALYLAMLALTMAYLAPLVIPQNHPDVIFLFSYYFVINLAVAALNFIQPWKILHQIAFFATMFIGGSTIGIYAKTAQFNTLDIILWLHMALFIWLSIRYSQLMLRAQNAQQQTAQASERLQPILDVGLIFSVPVLGFSLHAYLMHNSTSALTWGAVALAIVYISLNIWIKRQHPQLSILAKSFFILAVVFVALIFPLAKGAHWTSTGWVIQGTALIVWGVTERYRLSRYVGVALVLLSSVALLFQVWSNDHFPILSTAIFALAQFISAFYLLHYQEVEKYFSARMLSGVFLALGLYSGAIAGAELMQWQQYGLSPYLAVATILLALFSLAVHVKSRLQWGNLQLILVAVLLFLLYGETFAVEVYSTGHWPSTLNQVSFAVAASLLSLLLISLNLSKSSVYTVIWATLLWLSLASIGLAIFPIMPIAALALIPVMYAVGLLRLHKTQLLHQLPVWGLSLFWLLLISLDPYSAEQYYALPLFNPTDLLSLLVFAGLIWMIYQHDFSAERSMEWGFKVTTILIGLLVLSSVVVRAMHHYLGTPFWGTAIWSNGDVQLSLTLLWVILAFILMTFSSRRHIRQIWFVGAALLAIVVAKLLLLDLSQSGTLTRVISFIGSGAVMLVIAYLAPLPPAIEENQKES, encoded by the coding sequence ATGTATAAAAAAGACAAACAGGGACTCATCGTTGTATTAATTGCCTTGGCTGTATTGCTTGCGGCTGCAATTGTATTGAAGTGGCAAGGGACAATTGTTGCTGCTGGGATTGGATTGACCGTTGTAATTGTGCACGTTCTATCTGAAATTCATCAGCGTTTGCTGCAACTAGAGCAAGCTGCACCGAGCTATTCTGCATTAGGGGCCAGTATTGGTGTACAAAAAATTGTGATATATGCTGCGGCACTCGTCGCACTATTTGCCTATGCCAATACTTGGATGTGGCTCGCAGGTGGTGCCTTGTTGGTGGTGCTGCTTTGCTTGGTTCAAACCATCAGCGCTTTTCAAACCCGATTGCTGCATTTAGAGCAGGTTGCAACACAATCACTCAATCCAGATATTTTAATTCAGCCACAGCAACAGACGCTAAATATTGGTCAATCTGCTGAATGGGATGAAACGACAGCTTCAAACTCTGCAATTGTGGAACAGCAGCAGCCTGCTTGGATGCAGGCTCGATCTGAATCAGTTCAAAGTCCAATACTTCAGAACGCTACCTCTGCTGCTCATCCTTCTGAATCCAAACAACCTGCTTGGTGGCAGCCAGCATTGGATTGGATGATACATGGCAATCCAATTTTACGTGTCGCCGTCGCGGTACTTATGGTTGGGGTGGTGTTGTTATTGCGTTTTGCCAGTGAACATTGGCAACTCAGTCTAGGCGTGAAACTGGGCTTTATTGCGATTGCTGGGATTGCGACTACTGTTGCAGGATATTTACTGCAAAAGAAAAATCAGCTATTTGCAGTGGCCTTACAAGGCGTCGGTTTAGCGGTGGTTTTTTTAACCCTGATCTTCTCGCATCATTTCGCCGTCATTGCCAGCTTAAGTACCGCCAGTATTTTATTTGTGATGCTATTACTGGCGACAGTCTATCTGAGTTTAAAGCAACAAGCCTTGTATTTGGCCATGTTGGCTTTAACCATGGCTTATCTAGCGCCCTTGGTGATTCCACAAAATCATCCTGATGTGATTTTCTTATTTAGCTATTATTTTGTCATTAACTTAGCCGTGGCCGCGTTGAATTTTATTCAACCCTGGAAAATTCTGCATCAAATTGCCTTCTTCGCCACCATGTTTATTGGTGGTTCGACGATCGGGATTTATGCAAAAACCGCGCAGTTTAATACGCTAGATATCATTCTCTGGCTACATATGGCGCTATTTATCTGGCTGAGTATTCGTTATAGCCAATTGATGTTACGTGCTCAAAATGCGCAGCAACAAACAGCTCAGGCATCTGAGCGTTTACAACCCATTTTAGATGTAGGCCTGATTTTTAGTGTTCCTGTACTGGGCTTTTCGCTACATGCTTATTTAATGCATAACTCGACCTCAGCACTCACTTGGGGGGCAGTTGCACTTGCGATTGTGTATATCAGTTTAAATATCTGGATTAAACGCCAGCATCCACAATTATCAATTTTGGCCAAAAGTTTCTTTATTCTTGCTGTGGTCTTCGTTGCGTTGATTTTCCCGCTGGCCAAAGGGGCGCATTGGACTTCAACAGGTTGGGTAATTCAGGGAACTGCACTGATTGTTTGGGGCGTGACCGAGCGATATCGTTTAAGCCGTTATGTTGGCGTGGCACTGGTGTTATTAAGCTCAGTAGCATTATTGTTCCAAGTGTGGTCAAACGATCATTTTCCAATTTTAAGTACAGCGATTTTTGCGCTTGCTCAATTTATTTCTGCTTTTTACTTATTGCATTATCAAGAAGTCGAGAAGTATTTCAGTGCCCGTATGTTGAGTGGGGTTTTTCTGGCACTTGGTTTGTATTCAGGCGCGATTGCAGGAGCTGAGTTGATGCAATGGCAGCAGTATGGACTGAGTCCTTATCTCGCCGTTGCTACAATATTATTGGCATTGTTTAGTCTGGCTGTGCATGTTAAATCACGTTTGCAGTGGGGCAATCTACAGCTGATTTTGGTGGCGGTGTTGTTATTTCTGCTGTACGGGGAAACTTTTGCTGTAGAGGTTTATTCGACAGGACATTGGCCAAGCACCTTAAATCAGGTTAGCTTTGCTGTCGCTGCGAGCTTATTGTCCTTACTGCTGATCAGCTTAAATTTGAGCAAGTCTAGCGTCTATACGGTGATTTGGGCGACGTTGCTGTGGTTGAGTCTTGCCAGTATCGGTTTGGCCATTTTCCCAATCATGCCGATTGCAGCGCTTGCGTTGATCCCTGTGATGTATGCTGTTGGGTTATTACGATTGCATAAAACACAGTTATTACATCAATTACCTGTATGGGGCTTAAGCCTGTTCTGGTTATTGCTGATTAGTCTAGATCCGTATTCGGCTGAACAGTATTATGCTTTACCGCTATTCAATCCTACCGATCTTTTGTCTTTGTTGGTGTTTGCTGGCCTGATCTGGATGATATATCAGCATGACTTTAGTGCAGAGCGATCGATGGAGTGGGGCTTTAAAGTCACCACCATTTTGATTGGTCTATTGGTGCTCAGTAGTGTGGTGGTACGTGCCATGCACCATTATCTGGGCACACCATTCTGGGGGACAGCAATCTGGTCGAATGGCGATGTGCAACTGAGTTTGACACTGCTATGGGTGATTTTGGCCTTTATTCTGATGACCTTTTCCAGTCGCCGTCATATCCGACAAATCTGGTTTGTTGGTGCGGCCTTGTTAGCCATTGTAGTAGCGAAACTGTTGTTATTGGATCTATCTCAAAGCGGCACTTTAACTCGTGTGATTTCATTTATTGGTTCGGGGGCTGTCATGCTGGTGATTGCTTATCTGGCACCGTTACCCCCTGCGATAGAAGAAAATCAGAAAGAGAGTTAA
- the polA gene encoding DNA polymerase I yields MPPFVLVDGSYFLFRAFHALPPLTTSTGLHTNAIRGAISAIQKLMRRTQPTHMAVIFDTPEPTFRHKLSPIYKGDRPSMPEELSQQIPYLHALIKAQGIPLYFLAGAEADDIIGTLTKRALAEGHHVLISTGDKDMAQLVNEHVKLEDSFKERVLDEAGVFEKFGVHPNQIIDYLTLMGDASDGIMGVPGVGAKTAAKLLNEYGTLNNIIANADQLKGKLSQNIKDNVDNIKVDHQLASIVCDLDLALDWHDLKLTNPNVDQLRELYTELEFRNQLQSLDHPNNPNSPAYQQTSQSIAKAEQKAEPVVAEDHANLSSQDDQLGNATYHTVLSQQAWDALLQRMQQADHFAIDTETTNLDYRFAELVGFSVAFDAKDAYYVPVAHDYEGAPEQLNREQLLAQIKPILENEQVKKIGHHLKYDAHIFANHGITIQGWYFDTMLASYVLNAAATRHGMDDVARLYLSHLTTTFEQIAGKGAKQKTFNQIELEVAAHYAAEDAHVTYRLYEVLAAKLKAHPELVNILHNIEMPVARVLTGMEEDGIKLDHQFLDQLSVEFSETIQTLEAQAAELAGEAFNVASPKQVGEVLFEKLGLKGGKKTATGQYSTSESILEKIEHPLAEVILEHRGLAKLKNTYTDRLIEQSHDTTHRVHTSYHQALTATGRLSSTDPNLQNIPIRTPIGRQIRKAFIAPEGRVLLAADYSQIELRLMAHFSQDDALVHAFQQGQDVHRRTASEVLGIAIEDVTNDQRRQAKAVNFGLLYGMSEFGLTRQLGFSREESRSYIARYFQRYPGVLDYMERTRQIAREQGFVETILGRRLYTPDIMASNKMIKQAAERAAINAPLQGSAADIIKLAMIAVDKMLPKDQAKLLLQVHDELVFEADAAIADELSKQIADVMQSVLEISVPFVVEVGQGPNWDAAH; encoded by the coding sequence ATGCCACCTTTTGTCTTGGTAGACGGGTCTTATTTCTTATTTCGTGCTTTTCACGCCTTACCCCCATTAACCACGTCGACTGGCTTACATACCAATGCCATTCGAGGTGCAATATCAGCGATCCAAAAACTGATGCGCCGCACTCAACCGACGCATATGGCTGTGATTTTTGATACGCCAGAGCCGACTTTCCGTCATAAATTATCGCCAATCTACAAAGGCGACCGTCCAAGCATGCCTGAAGAATTATCTCAACAAATTCCCTATTTGCATGCCTTAATCAAAGCGCAAGGCATTCCTCTGTATTTTCTCGCGGGTGCGGAAGCGGATGACATTATTGGTACGCTAACTAAACGTGCCTTGGCAGAAGGTCATCACGTCCTCATCTCGACCGGCGACAAAGACATGGCACAGTTGGTGAATGAACATGTCAAACTGGAAGACAGTTTTAAAGAACGTGTTTTAGATGAAGCGGGGGTGTTTGAAAAGTTTGGGGTACATCCAAATCAAATCATTGATTACCTCACCCTGATGGGCGATGCGTCTGACGGTATCATGGGCGTTCCGGGTGTGGGTGCAAAAACAGCGGCGAAGCTGTTGAATGAATATGGCACACTCAACAATATTATTGCCAATGCTGATCAGCTTAAAGGCAAACTCAGCCAGAATATTAAAGATAATGTAGACAACATCAAAGTTGACCATCAACTGGCCAGCATTGTCTGTGATCTCGATCTTGCTTTAGATTGGCACGACCTAAAACTCACCAACCCGAATGTGGATCAACTCCGTGAGCTCTATACTGAATTAGAGTTTCGTAATCAGTTACAGTCGCTGGATCATCCCAACAATCCAAATAGTCCTGCGTATCAACAAACCTCGCAAAGTATTGCCAAAGCTGAACAAAAAGCAGAACCCGTGGTGGCTGAAGATCATGCCAATCTTTCAAGCCAAGATGATCAACTCGGTAATGCGACTTATCATACGGTATTGAGCCAACAAGCTTGGGATGCCCTATTGCAGCGTATGCAGCAAGCCGATCATTTTGCGATTGATACCGAAACGACTAATCTGGATTATCGCTTCGCCGAACTAGTCGGTTTCTCGGTGGCATTTGATGCCAAAGATGCCTATTACGTTCCTGTGGCACATGACTATGAAGGTGCCCCTGAACAACTGAATCGTGAACAGCTTCTCGCTCAGATCAAACCGATTCTTGAAAATGAACAGGTCAAGAAAATTGGTCATCATCTCAAATATGATGCGCATATCTTTGCCAATCACGGTATCACCATTCAAGGCTGGTATTTCGATACCATGCTCGCTTCATATGTATTGAATGCCGCTGCAACGCGACATGGTATGGACGATGTTGCTCGTCTTTATCTCAGTCATTTGACCACCACTTTTGAACAAATCGCAGGTAAAGGCGCCAAACAAAAAACCTTTAACCAGATTGAGCTCGAAGTCGCAGCGCATTATGCGGCTGAGGATGCGCATGTCACGTATCGTTTGTATGAGGTGCTCGCAGCAAAACTGAAAGCCCATCCAGAACTGGTCAATATTCTGCATAATATTGAAATGCCTGTTGCTCGCGTGCTCACGGGCATGGAAGAAGATGGCATTAAGCTGGATCATCAATTCCTCGATCAACTCAGTGTCGAGTTTTCAGAAACCATTCAAACGCTGGAAGCTCAAGCAGCAGAACTGGCAGGTGAAGCCTTTAATGTTGCCTCACCCAAGCAAGTCGGTGAAGTCCTGTTTGAAAAGCTAGGACTCAAAGGCGGTAAGAAAACTGCAACAGGTCAATACAGTACCAGTGAAAGTATTCTAGAGAAAATCGAACATCCATTGGCTGAAGTCATTTTAGAACATCGTGGCTTGGCAAAACTCAAAAATACCTACACCGATCGCCTGATTGAACAATCGCATGACACAACCCATCGTGTACATACCAGCTATCATCAAGCTTTAACTGCAACAGGTCGTTTGTCTTCAACCGATCCAAACCTGCAAAACATTCCAATCCGTACCCCGATTGGGCGTCAAATTCGTAAAGCCTTTATTGCACCTGAGGGTCGAGTGTTACTCGCGGCCGATTATTCACAAATCGAATTGCGTTTGATGGCACATTTCTCTCAAGATGATGCCTTAGTGCATGCCTTCCAGCAAGGTCAGGACGTGCATCGCCGTACCGCATCTGAAGTGCTTGGCATTGCCATTGAAGATGTCACCAATGACCAACGCCGCCAAGCCAAAGCGGTGAACTTTGGTCTGCTCTATGGTATGTCTGAATTTGGTCTCACCCGTCAGCTTGGCTTTAGCCGTGAAGAGTCACGTAGCTATATCGCACGTTACTTCCAACGCTATCCGGGCGTATTGGATTATATGGAACGTACGCGTCAGATTGCACGTGAGCAAGGCTTTGTTGAAACCATTTTAGGCCGTCGTCTATACACACCAGACATTATGGCCAGCAATAAAATGATCAAACAAGCGGCTGAACGCGCGGCCATCAATGCGCCTTTACAAGGCAGTGCGGCAGATATTATTAAACTGGCCATGATTGCAGTGGATAAAATGCTGCCTAAAGATCAAGCCAAGCTGTTATTACAAGTACACGATGAACTTGTGTTTGAAGCGGATGCTGCGATTGCGGATGAACTATCCAAGCAAATTGCTGACGTGATGCAATCGGTATTGGAAATTTCAGTGCCGTTTGTGGTTGAAGTTGGACAAGGTCCAAACTGGGATGCTGCCCACTAA